A window of Equus caballus isolate H_3958 breed thoroughbred chromosome 10, TB-T2T, whole genome shotgun sequence contains these coding sequences:
- the LOC111775214 gene encoding apolipoprotein C-I isoform X3 has translation MQVVGRERAPSPAMRLALSLPVLLVALWMVCEGRAPAQADLEPDQADLEPDGVTDVIRRWWKKVGKRLGKEIVKYIIDDINKKNRASATRKMPSKPTGKPQHKNT, from the exons AGCCCCCTCACCAGCCATGAGGCTCGCTCTGTCACTCCCGGTCCTGTTGGTGGCTCTATGGATGGTGTGTGAAG GCCGAGCCCCGGCCCAGGCAGACCTAGAGCCGGACCAGGCGGACCTAGAGCCGGACGGCGTCACCGACGTCATCCGGAGGTGGTGGAAGAAGGTTGGAAAGCGCCTGGGGAAGGAGATTGTGAAATACATCATCGACGACATCAACAAGAAGAACAGAGCTTCAGCGACCCG GAAAATGCCATCAAAGCCAACTGGGAAACCACAACACAAGAATACATGA